The genomic DNA GGGCCGGGCGCGACCGGGAGTTCGCGGTCGTCGACGAGCCGGATCGGCTGGACGTCGCGGGTGGTGGAGGTGAGGAACGCCTCCTCGGCGTCGTACAGCGCCGACAGGGGCACGTCGGCCTCCTCGCCGCCACACCACTCCAGCACCAGCGCCCGCGTGACGCCGGCCAGGCAGCCGGACGCCAGCGTCGGCGTGAGCAGCCGCCCGTCGCGCACGATGAACACGTTGGAGCCGGTGCCCTCGCACAGGTCGCCGGCGACGTTGCCGAAGACGGCCTCGCCGCCGCCGCGCGCCTTGGCGTAGGCGAGGGCCTTGGCGTTGTCGCCGTAGGAGGTGCTCTTGACGCCGGCCAGCGCGCCGCGCTCGTTGCGCGGCCAGGGGACGACGGTGACGTTCGCGGTGGCGGGGAACGGCTTCTGCTCGTCCACGATCACGACGGAGGTGGTGCCCTGGTCGCCGCGGTCGGAGCCGAGCGGGCCCGGGCCGCTGGTGTAGGTGATGCGGATGCGGCCGAGCGCCCAGCCCGGCGCCGCGGCCAGCAGCTTCTCGACGCCCTCGGCGATGGCCTCGACGTCCGGCGCGGCCAGGTCCATGCGCTGCGCGGAGAGCGTGAGCCGGTCGAGGTGGCGGGTGAGGGCGAACGGGCGGCCGTGCACGATCTTCACGGTCTCGAACACGCCGTCGCCGACCATCAGTCCGTGGTCGAACACCGAGACCACGGCCTGCCGGGGGTCGAACAGCTCCCCGTTGACCCAGACAGGGATGTTCATTCAGATGCCTCCTGTGGATGCCAGTGAGATGAGCCTGGACGCCTTCAGCTCGGTCTCGAGCCACTCACGACGGGGATCGCTGCCCCACGTGATGCCCGCTCCCGTGCCGAACCGGATCTCCTCGGCGGAGATCCAGAATGTACGGATGCCCACGGCCAGCGCCGCCCTGCGACGGTCGGCGTCGACCCAGCCCACAGCCCCACAGTAGGGCCCCCGGGGCTCGGGTTCGAGTTCGTTGATGATGCGCAGCGCCGACGATTTGGGGGCACCCGTCACCGAACCGGGAGGGAACGTCGCCGCGAACAGCTCCGCCCAGCCGGCCCCGGGCAACAGCCTGGCACGCACGGTGGACACCAGGTGCACCAGGCCGGGGTGCTCCTCGACGACGCACAGGGCGGGCACCTCGACGGAGCCGACCTCGGCGACCCGGCCCAGGTCGTTGCGGACCAGGTCGACGATCATGACGTTCTCGGCGTAGTCCTTGTCCAGCAGGTCGGCGGCGGTGACACCGGTGCCCTTGATGGGCCGGGACTCGATCACGTCGCCGTCGCGCGACAGGTAGAGCTCGGGGGAGGCCGACACCACGCTCAGCCCGGGGACATGGATGACGGCGGCGTAGGGGGCGGGGTTGCCCTCGGCCAGGCGGGCGGCCAGGGCGAGCGGGTCGGCGTCGGGCGGCACGGGCGCCGACAGCACCCGGCACAGGTTGGCCTGGTAGACGTCGCCCTGCTCGATGGAGGCGCGGATGGCCCGCACGCCCCGCTCGTAGGCGGGCCGGTCGAGGGAGCTGCGCCACTCGTGCGGGCGGGGGCCGTGCCACGTCCCGCGCGGGGCGGGCAGCGGCGCCGGCCGTACGTGCTCGAAGCGGGCGCACGTCACCTTGCCCTCGAAGTCGACGACCACGGCCCACCAGCCCTCGCCGTCGAGGGCGGACAGGTCGGTGGTGAGGTCGCGCAGGCCCGTGGCGAGAAGCCGGCCTACGTGGGCGAAACCGTCGTGCACGTCTGCCATTCTCCCAGCAGCCGGACGAGCTCCAGCGCGGCGGGCAGCCGAACCTGGGGCAGGGCGGCGTACACGGTGCGGGCGGGCGCCGTCCCGTGCAGCGGACGCAGCACCACTCCGGCGGGCACGGCCCGCGCCGCCAGCTCGGGCACCAGCGTCACCCCGAGCCCGGCGGCCACGAAACCGAACTTGCCCGTCCACTCCGCCACCCGCAGCCCGCCGCGCGGCGTGAAACCGGCGGCGGCGCAGGCGGCGGCCAGCAGCGTCGGCTGCCCGCGCGGCGCGGCCTCGATCCAGGTCTCCCCCGCCAGGTCGCGCAGCCGCACACGCTCCTCGCCGGCCAGCCGGTGGGCGGCGGGCAGCGCCACCAGCAGCCGGTCCTCGCGCAGCCGGACCAGGTGGCCCGCCTCGGCGGGCAGCCCGGCCGGGTAGTCGCTGATCACGGCGACGTCCAGCGCGCCGGCGCCGAGCCGTTCCATCAGCCGGCCGGTCAGCCCCTCGACGAGCCGCAGCTCGACCTCCGGCCGCGCCGCCGCGAACCTGCTGAGCGCGCCCGGAACCAGGTCGACGTTCGCGGTGGCGAACGCGCCGACCCGCAGCGTGCCGCCGCTGCCGCGGTGGATGGCGGCCAGTTCCTCCCCGGCGCGGTCGAGGCGGTCGAGCACGGCGACGGCGTGCCGGTGCAGCGCCAGCCCGGCGGGTGTCAGCCGCACTCCGCGGGCCAGCCGCTCGAAGAGCGGGCCTCCGGCGGCGCGCTCCAGCGCGGCGACGCGCCGGGAGACGGCCGACTGGGTGTAGCCGAGCAGCTCGGCGGCGGCGGTGAACGAGCCGCTCATGGCCACCTCGTCGAGGAGGCGGAGGGCACCGGTGTCGAAGTCATGCGTGTTGGTCATGGCTGGCATGCAATCTAGTCGTTGGTGGAATCTCTCGGGGTGGGCTTCACTGCTCACATGACGACTTATCAGGGAAAAATTGCATTTCTCGGACAGGGCCGCATGGGTGTCCCCATGGCGCGGCGGCTGCGGGAGGCCGGGCACCGGGTGACGGTGTGGCGGCGCGGCACGGACGTGCCGGTGGCCGAGGCGGTCGCCGGGGCCGACCTCGTGATCACCATGCTGCGCGACCCGGCGGCGGTGCGCGAGGTGCTGGCGGCGGCGCTGCCCGGGCTGCGTGCCGGGGCGACTGTGGTGGAGATGTCCACCGTCGGCCCGGAGGCGGTGCGCGAGCTGCGCGCCTCGCTGCCCGGTTCCGTCGGGCTGGTGGACGCTCCCGTGCTGGGCAGCGTGGGGCCGGCGGCCGACGGCACGCTCACCGTCCTGGCGGGCGGCCTGTCCGGCCCGGGCGTGGACGGGGCGGGGTGCCGGGCGGTGCTGGAGGTGTTCGGCACGGTACGCGAGGCGGGTCCGCTGGGCGCCGGCGCGGCGCTCAAGCTCGCCGTCATGAGCGCGCTCGTCCCGGCCCAGGTGCTGCTCGCCGAGACGTTCGCGTACGGCGAGGCGCACGGCGTGCCGCGCGGAGCACTGGCGGACGTGCTGGCGGCGACCCCGCTGGGCGGACTCGCCGAGCGGCTGCGCACCCCCGCCGGGCAGACCCGGTACGCGCTCGGCCTGGCGGCCAAGGACCTGTCCCTCGCCGCGTGGGAGGGCGCCTCGCTGGCCACGGCGGCCAGGAGGCGCCTGCAGGAGGCGGAGGCGGCGGGCCTCGGCGACCACGACCTGACGGCGATCGCCGCCCACCTGTCCGCCGCGCCGCCGGTGCCCCGCCGCAGGGCCGTGCCGCTGAACCCGCCGGCCGTGCCCGCCACCAACGGCATGTACTCGCACGCGGTGCGGGCCGGCGACACCCTGTACGTCTCCGGGCAGGTGGCCCTCGGCGAGGGAGGCGCCGTGGTGGGCGAGGGCGACATGACGGCCCAGGCCGAGCACGTCTTCCGGAGCCTGTCGCACATCCTCGCCGACCAGGGCGCCGGGTTCGGGGACATCACGTTCATCAGGACGTACCTGACCGACATGGACAGGCGGGCCGAGTACGGCGCGGTACGCCGCAAGTACATCACCGGCACGCCGCCGGCCAGCACCACCGTGGAGGTGCCGCGGCTGTTCGTGCCGGGGCTGCTGCTGGAGGTCGACCTCGTCGTCGCCCTGCCCTGACCGTGCCCGCCAACCGTGCCCGCCGACCGTGCCCGCCGACCGTGCCGGACGCCCGGTCCACTGGCGGGGTCCGGCGCCCCGGTCCGCTGACGGGGGCCGGGCAGGACGGCGGCGGGGCAGGACGGCGGCGGGTCAGGCGAGCGGGCCGGTGACGGACTCCACGGCCGCCACCACGGAGCCGTCCGCCACCAGGCGGACCGCCGACTCGATCTCCGGCGCCAGGAAGCGGTCGGGACCGGGCCCCGGCACCGTCTCGCGCAGTGCCCGCACCACGGCGGCCGTGGCCGGCGCCGGGGCGAGCGGCGCGCGCAGGTCGATCGCGCGGGCGGCGGTGAGCACCTCGACGGCGAGCACGCGGGTGAGCCCGTCGACGGACCTGCGCAGCTTGCGCGCCGCCGACCAGCCCATCGAGACGTGGTCCTCCTGCATGGCGGAGCTGGGGATCGAGTCGACGCTCGCGGGCACGGCCAGGCGCTTCAGCTCGGAGACGACGGCCGCCTGGGTGTACTGGGCGATCATGTGGCCGGAGTCGACGCCCGGGTCGTCGGCCAGGAACGCGGGCAGGCCGTGGTTGCGCGCCACGTCGAGGAACCGGTCGGTGCGGCGCTCCGACATCGAGGCCAGGTCGGCGGCCACGATCGCGAGGAAGTCCAGCACGTACGCGACGGGAGCGCCGTGGAAGTTGCCGTTGGACTCGACGCGGCCGTCGGCCAGCACGGCCGGGTTGTCGACGGCGCTGGCCAGCTCCCAGGAGGCGACGTTGGCGGCGTGGGCGATCGTGTCGCGGGCCGCACCGGCCACCTGGGGGGCGCAGCGCAGGGAGTAGGCGTCCTGAACGCGGGTGCAGGAGCCGGGGTCGCGGTGGCTGTCCATGATCCCGGAGCCGGCCAGGATCCTCGTCATATTGGCGGCGGCGAGGGCCTGGCCCGGCTGCGGGCGCAGGGCCTGCAGTTCGGGGGCGAAGACGCGGTCGGTGCCCAGGAGCGCCTCGACGCTCATCGCGGCGCTGATGTCGGCGGTCCGGACGAGCCTGGTCAGGTCGTCGATGGCGAGGATCAGCATGCCGAGCATGCCGTCGGTGCCGTTGATCAGCGCCAGTCCCTCCTTGGCGGCCAGCTCGACGGGCTCGACGCCCGCCTGCTTGAGCGCCTCGGCGGCCGAGGTGAGCTCGCCCGACGCGTCGCGGACGACGCCCTCGCCCATGAGGGTGAGCGCGACGTGCGCCAGCGGTGCGAGGTCGCCGGAGCAGCCGAGACTGCCGTACTCGTGCACAACGGGCGTGATCCCCGCGCTGATGAGCGCCGCGAGGGTCTTGGCGGTGGTCGGCCGGATGCCGGTGTGGCCGGTGGCGAGCGTGTGCAGGCGCAGCAGCATGAGGGCGCGCACCACCTCCGTCTCCACCTCCGGGCCGCTGCCCGCCGCGTGGGAGCGGACCAGGGAACGCTGGAGCTGGGCGCGCAGCGCCGGGTCGATGTGCCGGGTGGCGAGCGCGCCGAACCCGGTGGAGACGCCGTAGGCGGGTGTGGGGCTCTCGGCCAGCTCGTCCACCCGCTGCCGGGCTGCCGAGATCGCCGCGACGGCGTCGTCGGTGAGCTGTACGGGGGCGCCGTGGCGGGCCACCCGGATGACGTCGTCGAAGGTCAGGGGCTCTGGGCCGACGTTCACGACTCCGTTGTCGCGCATGGTGCTCTCTCTCGCTAAGTAACCGGCGTATGCGATGTTAGCTCCTTACCGGAGAACAGTGCGGCCAGCCCTCCCCTGCCCTCGTCGGTCAGGGTCACCGTCCTGGGCACCGGACCTCTGGCGTACCAGCCGAGGTCGAACAGCGCGCTGGTCACGGCCGCGCCGAGCGCCCCGCCGAGGTGGGCCCTGCGCTCGGTCCAGTCGAGGCACTCGGGGGCGAAGCGCCGCCTGGCGCGCCGTGCCGCCGCCACGTCCACGCCGAGGCGGGCGAACAGCCGCTCCCCCGCGGGCGTGACCACCTCCCCGTCGAGGTGGCCGCCCTCGCGGAGGCTGTCCAGCAGGCCGACGCCGGCCCGCCCGGCCAGGTGGTCGTAGCAGGTGCGGGCCTCCTCCAGCAGCCGGGCCTGCCGTGACTGGCGCAGCGACCGCACGGGCGGGCGGGCGCCGACCCTGGCCAGCACCTCCAGCACCTCGGCCACCTCGTGCCCGGCGAGCCGGTAGTAGCGGTGCCGGCCCTGCCGTACGACGTCGACGAGCCCCCCGTCGAGCAGGCGGGACAGGTGGGCGCTGGCGGTGGCGGCGCTGACCCCGGCCAGCCGGGCGAGCTCGCCCGCGGCGAGAGCCCGGCCGCCGAGCAGGGACGTCAGGATCGCCGCCCTGGTGGGGTCGGCGATGAGCGCCGCCACGGGGGCGATGTCGGCGTCGCGTGCGACGTGCTCGGCTGCCATGCCCCCGACCCTAACGCGCGGACATTTCGGGCCGCGTCGAAGCGTCCCGCCATCCTGGGCTCCGGGAGGCCGGACGCGGCGCATCGGGCGGGAGGCCCGGACGGCCACCCGGCATCACCTGGCACACCCGA from Nonomuraea muscovyensis includes the following:
- a CDS encoding LysR family transcriptional regulator, whose product is MTNTHDFDTGALRLLDEVAMSGSFTAAAELLGYTQSAVSRRVAALERAAGGPLFERLARGVRLTPAGLALHRHAVAVLDRLDRAGEELAAIHRGSGGTLRVGAFATANVDLVPGALSRFAAARPEVELRLVEGLTGRLMERLGAGALDVAVISDYPAGLPAEAGHLVRLREDRLLVALPAAHRLAGEERVRLRDLAGETWIEAAPRGQPTLLAAACAAAGFTPRGGLRVAEWTGKFGFVAAGLGVTLVPELAARAVPAGVVLRPLHGTAPARTVYAALPQVRLPAALELVRLLGEWQTCTTVSPT
- a CDS encoding ArsR/SmtB family transcription factor — protein: MAAEHVARDADIAPVAALIADPTRAAILTSLLGGRALAAGELARLAGVSAATASAHLSRLLDGGLVDVVRQGRHRYYRLAGHEVAEVLEVLARVGARPPVRSLRQSRQARLLEEARTCYDHLAGRAGVGLLDSLREGGHLDGEVVTPAGERLFARLGVDVAAARRARRRFAPECLDWTERRAHLGGALGAAVTSALFDLGWYARGPVPRTVTLTDEGRGGLAALFSGKELTSHTPVT
- a CDS encoding Rid family hydrolase, producing MTTYQGKIAFLGQGRMGVPMARRLREAGHRVTVWRRGTDVPVAEAVAGADLVITMLRDPAAVREVLAAALPGLRAGATVVEMSTVGPEAVRELRASLPGSVGLVDAPVLGSVGPAADGTLTVLAGGLSGPGVDGAGCRAVLEVFGTVREAGPLGAGAALKLAVMSALVPAQVLLAETFAYGEAHGVPRGALADVLAATPLGGLAERLRTPAGQTRYALGLAAKDLSLAAWEGASLATAARRRLQEAEAAGLGDHDLTAIAAHLSAAPPVPRRRAVPLNPPAVPATNGMYSHAVRAGDTLYVSGQVALGEGGAVVGEGDMTAQAEHVFRSLSHILADQGAGFGDITFIRTYLTDMDRRAEYGAVRRKYITGTPPASTTVEVPRLFVPGLLLEVDLVVALP
- a CDS encoding aminotransferase class IV yields the protein MNIPVWVNGELFDPRQAVVSVFDHGLMVGDGVFETVKIVHGRPFALTRHLDRLTLSAQRMDLAAPDVEAIAEGVEKLLAAAPGWALGRIRITYTSGPGPLGSDRGDQGTTSVVIVDEQKPFPATANVTVVPWPRNERGALAGVKSTSYGDNAKALAYAKARGGGEAVFGNVAGDLCEGTGSNVFIVRDGRLLTPTLASGCLAGVTRALVLEWCGGEEADVPLSALYDAEEAFLTSTTRDVQPIRLVDDRELPVAPGPVTTEAMRVFAERSAADLDP
- the hutH gene encoding histidine ammonia-lyase, producing MRDNGVVNVGPEPLTFDDVIRVARHGAPVQLTDDAVAAISAARQRVDELAESPTPAYGVSTGFGALATRHIDPALRAQLQRSLVRSHAAGSGPEVETEVVRALMLLRLHTLATGHTGIRPTTAKTLAALISAGITPVVHEYGSLGCSGDLAPLAHVALTLMGEGVVRDASGELTSAAEALKQAGVEPVELAAKEGLALINGTDGMLGMLILAIDDLTRLVRTADISAAMSVEALLGTDRVFAPELQALRPQPGQALAAANMTRILAGSGIMDSHRDPGSCTRVQDAYSLRCAPQVAGAARDTIAHAANVASWELASAVDNPAVLADGRVESNGNFHGAPVAYVLDFLAIVAADLASMSERRTDRFLDVARNHGLPAFLADDPGVDSGHMIAQYTQAAVVSELKRLAVPASVDSIPSSAMQEDHVSMGWSAARKLRRSVDGLTRVLAVEVLTAARAIDLRAPLAPAPATAAVVRALRETVPGPGPDRFLAPEIESAVRLVADGSVVAAVESVTGPLA
- a CDS encoding chorismate-binding protein, whose protein sequence is MADVHDGFAHVGRLLATGLRDLTTDLSALDGEGWWAVVVDFEGKVTCARFEHVRPAPLPAPRGTWHGPRPHEWRSSLDRPAYERGVRAIRASIEQGDVYQANLCRVLSAPVPPDADPLALAARLAEGNPAPYAAVIHVPGLSVVSASPELYLSRDGDVIESRPIKGTGVTAADLLDKDYAENVMIVDLVRNDLGRVAEVGSVEVPALCVVEEHPGLVHLVSTVRARLLPGAGWAELFAATFPPGSVTGAPKSSALRIINELEPEPRGPYCGAVGWVDADRRRAALAVGIRTFWISAEEIRFGTGAGITWGSDPRREWLETELKASRLISLASTGGI